A stretch of the Alnus glutinosa chromosome 6, dhAlnGlut1.1, whole genome shotgun sequence genome encodes the following:
- the LOC133871118 gene encoding pentatricopeptide repeat-containing protein At1g76280 isoform X6, whose protein sequence is METWSLMEEREIGLNNICYFLIMRSLCKGGYLEEAYNLINFLGERHGIYPILSVYNGFLRACAKMRSIVHANQCLDLMEHRMVGKNEVTYSELLKLAVWQQNLSAVHEIWGEYVKHYSFSIFSLRKFIWSFSRLGDLKSAYETLQHMVSLAIRRIIFVNRTAEGKLYSSRLDIPILSNDGLGRKFDLEGNEHSVPSIHCRKIDTYPGNIEQCTPPSMGNREVESGGLGVLNKYENMPVMKVLRWSFSDVIHACAQARNCGLAEQLILQMKNLRLQPSSHTYDGFVRAIVSERGYIDGMEVLKVMKQRNLKPYDSTLATLSMGCSKVLELDLAESLLDQISECPYPHPYNAFLAACDRLDQPERAVQILAKMKRLKILPDIRTYELLFSLFGNVNAPYEEGNMLSQVDAAKRINAIEMDMAKNGVQHSHLSMKNLLKALGAEGMIRELIQYLQVAENLFCRNKTYLGTPIYNAVLHSLVEAKESHTAVEIFKNMKSYGCPPDAATYNIMIDCCSILRCFKSACSLVSMMVRDGFYPQTLTYTALIKILLEDENFDGALNLLDQACSEGLELDVLLFNTILQKACVRGRIDVIEFIVERMRQENIQPDPSTCHHVFSAYVDHGFHSTAMEALQVLSIRMLSGEDGTQHENTEFEDDFILSEDSEAESQILQLFKDSENVSVALMNLRWCAIAGFSISWSPDQSPWARRLVTNYETRKGAT, encoded by the exons ATGGAAACTTGGAGTTTAATGGAGGAAAGAGAGATTGGCCTGAACAACATATGCTATTTTCTTATCATGCGCTCTCTCTGCAAAGGGGGTTACTTGGAGGAG GcatataatttgataaattttctTGGAGAAAGGCATGGCATCTATCCAATTTTATCTGTGTACAATGGTTTCCTGAGAGCCTGTGCCAAAATGCGAAGTATAGTTCATGCCAACCAATGTTTGGATCTGATGGAGCACAGAATGGTGGGGAAGAATGAAGTTACATATTCAGAGCTGCTCAAG CTTGCAGTTTGGCAGCAAAACCTCTCTGCCGTTCATGAAATTTGGGGGGAGTATGTAAAACACTACAGTTTCAGCATATTTTCTCTGCGAAAGTTTATTTGGTCTTTTTCAAGGTTGGGAGACTTAAAATCTGCATATGAGACTTTACAACATATGGTGTCTTTAGCCATCAGGAGAATCATTTTTGTTAATAGAACTGCTGAAGGAAAGCTGTATTCTTCAAGATTGGACATTCCTATACTTTCAAATGATGGATTAGGAAGGAAATTTGACTTGGAGGGAAATGAACATTCTGTTCCCTCCATACACTGTAGGAAGATTGATACGTATCCTGGTAACATAGAGCAATGCACTCCTCCTAGCATGGGAAATAGGGAAGTGGAGAGTGGTGGACTAGGTGTGCttaataaatatgaaaacatgCCTGTTATGAAGGTTTTGAGGTGGTCGTTCAGTGATGTGATACACGCATGTGCACAAGCTCGAAATTGTGGGTTGGCAGAGCAGTTAATCCTACAG ATGAAAAATCTCAGGTTGCAACCGTCAAGCCATACATATGATGGTTTTGTTAGAGCAATTGTTTCTGAGAGAGGTTACATTGATGGCATGGAAGTG TTAAAAGTAATGAAACAGAGGAATTTGAAGCCATATGATTCAACTCTTGCTACCCTTTCAATGGGTTGCAGCAAAGTGCTAGAACTGGATTTAGCCGAATCTCTTCTGGATCAAATATCCGAGTGCCCATATCCTCATCCTTATAATGCTTTTCTTGCTGCATGTGACAGATTG GACCAACCTGAACGTGCAGTGCAGATATTGGCTAAAATGAAACGTTTGAAGATTCTGCCAGATATCAGGACATATGAGCTGTTGTTTTCATTATTTGGTAACGTGAATGCCCCATACGAAGAGGGCAATATGCTGTCGCAGGTAGATGCTGCTAAGAGAATAAATGCTATTGAAATGGACATGGCGAAAAATGGTGTTCAGCACAGTCATTTGTCAATGAAGAACTTG tTGAAAGCCCTTGGAGCAGAGGGAATGATACGAGAGCTGATCCAGTATTTACAAGTGGCAGAAAACCTTTTCTGCCGAAATAAAACTTATCTTGGAACACCTATTTATAATGCTGTGTTGCATTCACTTGTTGAGGCTAAGGAA AGTCACACGGCAGtagaaatattcaaaaatatgaagTCATACGGCTGCCCCCCAGATGCTGCAACTTATAATATAATGATCGATTGTTGTAGCATTTTAAGATGTTTCAAATCTGCTTGCTCACTGGTTTCCATGATGGTGCGTGATGGGTTTTATCCACAGACATTGACTTACACGGCTCTCATAAAG ATTCTGTTGGAAGATGAGAATTTTGATGGAGCGTTGAATCTTTTGGATCAAGCATGCTCAGAGGGGCTTGAACTTGATGTACTCTTATTTAACACCATTCTTCAAAAAGCATGTGTAAGG GGAAGGATTGATGTAATTGAGTTCATTGTTGAGAGGATGCGCCAAGAGAATATCCAGCCCGATCCATCAACCTGCCATCATGTGTTTTCTGCATATGTGGACCATGGTTTTCACAGCACAGCTATGGAAGCATTGCAGGTTTTGAGTATCCGTATGTTGAGTGGAGAAGATGGCACTCAACATGAAAATACAGAATTTGAGGACGATTTCATCCTTTCTGAAGACTCAGAAGCAGAGTCACAGATACTGCAATTGTTCAAGGATTCTGAGAACGTTTCTGTTGCACTTATGAATTTAAGATGGTGTGCCATAGCTGGGTTCTCAATTTCTTGGTCACCAGATCAAAGTCCATGGGCTAGAAGACTCGTAACAAATTATGAGACCAGAAAAGGAGCTACCTGA
- the LOC133871118 gene encoding pentatricopeptide repeat-containing protein At1g76280 isoform X3 translates to MHRPLARVPLRSISESLCKSKPREHGRRNVAENLGFSLAHSTSKGLAFLVYGTESTTRSTQMQIVDALRLGERSKASNLLLDLGHGNHSLRPNDFVHILNYCARSPDPLFVMETWSLMEEREIGLNNICYFLIMRSLCKGGYLEEAYNLINFLGERHGIYPILSVYNGFLRACAKMRSIVHANQCLDLMEHRMVGKNEVTYSELLKLAVWQQNLSAVHEIWGEYVKHYSFSIFSLRKFIWSFSRLGDLKSAYETLQHMVSLAIRRIIFVNRTAEGKLYSSRLDIPILSNDGLGRKFDLEGNEHSVPSIHCRKIDTYPGNIEQCTPPSMGNREVESGGLGVLNKYENMPVMKVLRWSFSDVIHACAQARNCGLAEQLILQMKNLRLQPSSHTYDGFVRAIVSERGYIDGMEVLKVMKQRNLKPYDSTLATLSMGCSKVLELDLAESLLDQISECPYPHPYNAFLAACDRLDQPERAVQILAKMKRLKILPDIRTYELLFSLFGNVNAPYEEGNMLSQVDAAKRINAIEMDMAKNGVQHSHLSMKNLLKALGAEGMIRELIQYLQVAENLFCRNKTYLGTPIYNAVLHSLVEAKESHTAVEIFKNMKSYGCPPDAATYNIMIDCCSILRCFKSACSLVSMMVRDGFYPQTLTYTALIKILLEDENFDGALNLLDQACSEGLELDVLLFNTILQKACVRGRIDVIEFIVERMRQENIQPDPSTCHHVFSAYVDHGFHSTAMEALQVLSIRMLSGEDGTQHENTEFEDDFILSEDSEAESQILQLFKDSENVSVALMNLRWCAIAGFSISWSPDQSPWARRLVTNYETRKGAT, encoded by the exons ATGCATAGACCACT AGCGAGGGTTCCTCTGAGGTCAATTTCGGAATCGTTGTGCAAATCGAAACCGCGCGAACAT GGACGAagaaatgttgctgaaaatctGGGATTTTCTCTAGCCCATTCAACATCAAAGG GTCTTGCATTTTTGGTGTATGGAACAGAATCAACTACAAGATCCACGCAGATGCAAATTGTTGATGCACTTCGCTTGGGTGAGAGAAGCAAAGCTTCTAATCTGCTTTTAGATCTTGGTCATGGAAACCACTCATTGAGACCTAATGATTTTGTTCATATTCTTAACTACTGTGCTAGATCACCTGATCCACTG TTTGTCATGGAAACTTGGAGTTTAATGGAGGAAAGAGAGATTGGCCTGAACAACATATGCTATTTTCTTATCATGCGCTCTCTCTGCAAAGGGGGTTACTTGGAGGAG GcatataatttgataaattttctTGGAGAAAGGCATGGCATCTATCCAATTTTATCTGTGTACAATGGTTTCCTGAGAGCCTGTGCCAAAATGCGAAGTATAGTTCATGCCAACCAATGTTTGGATCTGATGGAGCACAGAATGGTGGGGAAGAATGAAGTTACATATTCAGAGCTGCTCAAG CTTGCAGTTTGGCAGCAAAACCTCTCTGCCGTTCATGAAATTTGGGGGGAGTATGTAAAACACTACAGTTTCAGCATATTTTCTCTGCGAAAGTTTATTTGGTCTTTTTCAAGGTTGGGAGACTTAAAATCTGCATATGAGACTTTACAACATATGGTGTCTTTAGCCATCAGGAGAATCATTTTTGTTAATAGAACTGCTGAAGGAAAGCTGTATTCTTCAAGATTGGACATTCCTATACTTTCAAATGATGGATTAGGAAGGAAATTTGACTTGGAGGGAAATGAACATTCTGTTCCCTCCATACACTGTAGGAAGATTGATACGTATCCTGGTAACATAGAGCAATGCACTCCTCCTAGCATGGGAAATAGGGAAGTGGAGAGTGGTGGACTAGGTGTGCttaataaatatgaaaacatgCCTGTTATGAAGGTTTTGAGGTGGTCGTTCAGTGATGTGATACACGCATGTGCACAAGCTCGAAATTGTGGGTTGGCAGAGCAGTTAATCCTACAG ATGAAAAATCTCAGGTTGCAACCGTCAAGCCATACATATGATGGTTTTGTTAGAGCAATTGTTTCTGAGAGAGGTTACATTGATGGCATGGAAGTG TTAAAAGTAATGAAACAGAGGAATTTGAAGCCATATGATTCAACTCTTGCTACCCTTTCAATGGGTTGCAGCAAAGTGCTAGAACTGGATTTAGCCGAATCTCTTCTGGATCAAATATCCGAGTGCCCATATCCTCATCCTTATAATGCTTTTCTTGCTGCATGTGACAGATTG GACCAACCTGAACGTGCAGTGCAGATATTGGCTAAAATGAAACGTTTGAAGATTCTGCCAGATATCAGGACATATGAGCTGTTGTTTTCATTATTTGGTAACGTGAATGCCCCATACGAAGAGGGCAATATGCTGTCGCAGGTAGATGCTGCTAAGAGAATAAATGCTATTGAAATGGACATGGCGAAAAATGGTGTTCAGCACAGTCATTTGTCAATGAAGAACTTG tTGAAAGCCCTTGGAGCAGAGGGAATGATACGAGAGCTGATCCAGTATTTACAAGTGGCAGAAAACCTTTTCTGCCGAAATAAAACTTATCTTGGAACACCTATTTATAATGCTGTGTTGCATTCACTTGTTGAGGCTAAGGAA AGTCACACGGCAGtagaaatattcaaaaatatgaagTCATACGGCTGCCCCCCAGATGCTGCAACTTATAATATAATGATCGATTGTTGTAGCATTTTAAGATGTTTCAAATCTGCTTGCTCACTGGTTTCCATGATGGTGCGTGATGGGTTTTATCCACAGACATTGACTTACACGGCTCTCATAAAG ATTCTGTTGGAAGATGAGAATTTTGATGGAGCGTTGAATCTTTTGGATCAAGCATGCTCAGAGGGGCTTGAACTTGATGTACTCTTATTTAACACCATTCTTCAAAAAGCATGTGTAAGG GGAAGGATTGATGTAATTGAGTTCATTGTTGAGAGGATGCGCCAAGAGAATATCCAGCCCGATCCATCAACCTGCCATCATGTGTTTTCTGCATATGTGGACCATGGTTTTCACAGCACAGCTATGGAAGCATTGCAGGTTTTGAGTATCCGTATGTTGAGTGGAGAAGATGGCACTCAACATGAAAATACAGAATTTGAGGACGATTTCATCCTTTCTGAAGACTCAGAAGCAGAGTCACAGATACTGCAATTGTTCAAGGATTCTGAGAACGTTTCTGTTGCACTTATGAATTTAAGATGGTGTGCCATAGCTGGGTTCTCAATTTCTTGGTCACCAGATCAAAGTCCATGGGCTAGAAGACTCGTAACAAATTATGAGACCAGAAAAGGAGCTACCTGA
- the LOC133871118 gene encoding pentatricopeptide repeat-containing protein At1g76280 isoform X1 — MHRPLARVPLRSISESLCKSKPREHPLLLQGRRNVAENLGFSLAHSTSKGLAFLVYGTESTTRSTQMQIVDALRLGERSKASNLLLDLGHGNHSLRPNDFVHILNYCARSPDPLFVMETWSLMEEREIGLNNICYFLIMRSLCKGGYLEEAYNLINFLGERHGIYPILSVYNGFLRACAKMRSIVHANQCLDLMEHRMVGKNEVTYSELLKLAVWQQNLSAVHEIWGEYVKHYSFSIFSLRKFIWSFSRLGDLKSAYETLQHMVSLAIRRIIFVNRTAEGKLYSSRLDIPILSNDGLGRKFDLEGNEHSVPSIHCRKIDTYPGNIEQCTPPSMGNREVESGGLGVLNKYENMPVMKVLRWSFSDVIHACAQARNCGLAEQLILQMKNLRLQPSSHTYDGFVRAIVSERGYIDGMEVLKVMKQRNLKPYDSTLATLSMGCSKVLELDLAESLLDQISECPYPHPYNAFLAACDRLDQPERAVQILAKMKRLKILPDIRTYELLFSLFGNVNAPYEEGNMLSQVDAAKRINAIEMDMAKNGVQHSHLSMKNLLKALGAEGMIRELIQYLQVAENLFCRNKTYLGTPIYNAVLHSLVEAKESHTAVEIFKNMKSYGCPPDAATYNIMIDCCSILRCFKSACSLVSMMVRDGFYPQTLTYTALIKILLEDENFDGALNLLDQACSEGLELDVLLFNTILQKACVRGRIDVIEFIVERMRQENIQPDPSTCHHVFSAYVDHGFHSTAMEALQVLSIRMLSGEDGTQHENTEFEDDFILSEDSEAESQILQLFKDSENVSVALMNLRWCAIAGFSISWSPDQSPWARRLVTNYETRKGAT, encoded by the exons ATGCATAGACCACT AGCGAGGGTTCCTCTGAGGTCAATTTCGGAATCGTTGTGCAAATCGAAACCGCGCGAACAT CCATTACTGTTACAGGGACGAagaaatgttgctgaaaatctGGGATTTTCTCTAGCCCATTCAACATCAAAGG GTCTTGCATTTTTGGTGTATGGAACAGAATCAACTACAAGATCCACGCAGATGCAAATTGTTGATGCACTTCGCTTGGGTGAGAGAAGCAAAGCTTCTAATCTGCTTTTAGATCTTGGTCATGGAAACCACTCATTGAGACCTAATGATTTTGTTCATATTCTTAACTACTGTGCTAGATCACCTGATCCACTG TTTGTCATGGAAACTTGGAGTTTAATGGAGGAAAGAGAGATTGGCCTGAACAACATATGCTATTTTCTTATCATGCGCTCTCTCTGCAAAGGGGGTTACTTGGAGGAG GcatataatttgataaattttctTGGAGAAAGGCATGGCATCTATCCAATTTTATCTGTGTACAATGGTTTCCTGAGAGCCTGTGCCAAAATGCGAAGTATAGTTCATGCCAACCAATGTTTGGATCTGATGGAGCACAGAATGGTGGGGAAGAATGAAGTTACATATTCAGAGCTGCTCAAG CTTGCAGTTTGGCAGCAAAACCTCTCTGCCGTTCATGAAATTTGGGGGGAGTATGTAAAACACTACAGTTTCAGCATATTTTCTCTGCGAAAGTTTATTTGGTCTTTTTCAAGGTTGGGAGACTTAAAATCTGCATATGAGACTTTACAACATATGGTGTCTTTAGCCATCAGGAGAATCATTTTTGTTAATAGAACTGCTGAAGGAAAGCTGTATTCTTCAAGATTGGACATTCCTATACTTTCAAATGATGGATTAGGAAGGAAATTTGACTTGGAGGGAAATGAACATTCTGTTCCCTCCATACACTGTAGGAAGATTGATACGTATCCTGGTAACATAGAGCAATGCACTCCTCCTAGCATGGGAAATAGGGAAGTGGAGAGTGGTGGACTAGGTGTGCttaataaatatgaaaacatgCCTGTTATGAAGGTTTTGAGGTGGTCGTTCAGTGATGTGATACACGCATGTGCACAAGCTCGAAATTGTGGGTTGGCAGAGCAGTTAATCCTACAG ATGAAAAATCTCAGGTTGCAACCGTCAAGCCATACATATGATGGTTTTGTTAGAGCAATTGTTTCTGAGAGAGGTTACATTGATGGCATGGAAGTG TTAAAAGTAATGAAACAGAGGAATTTGAAGCCATATGATTCAACTCTTGCTACCCTTTCAATGGGTTGCAGCAAAGTGCTAGAACTGGATTTAGCCGAATCTCTTCTGGATCAAATATCCGAGTGCCCATATCCTCATCCTTATAATGCTTTTCTTGCTGCATGTGACAGATTG GACCAACCTGAACGTGCAGTGCAGATATTGGCTAAAATGAAACGTTTGAAGATTCTGCCAGATATCAGGACATATGAGCTGTTGTTTTCATTATTTGGTAACGTGAATGCCCCATACGAAGAGGGCAATATGCTGTCGCAGGTAGATGCTGCTAAGAGAATAAATGCTATTGAAATGGACATGGCGAAAAATGGTGTTCAGCACAGTCATTTGTCAATGAAGAACTTG tTGAAAGCCCTTGGAGCAGAGGGAATGATACGAGAGCTGATCCAGTATTTACAAGTGGCAGAAAACCTTTTCTGCCGAAATAAAACTTATCTTGGAACACCTATTTATAATGCTGTGTTGCATTCACTTGTTGAGGCTAAGGAA AGTCACACGGCAGtagaaatattcaaaaatatgaagTCATACGGCTGCCCCCCAGATGCTGCAACTTATAATATAATGATCGATTGTTGTAGCATTTTAAGATGTTTCAAATCTGCTTGCTCACTGGTTTCCATGATGGTGCGTGATGGGTTTTATCCACAGACATTGACTTACACGGCTCTCATAAAG ATTCTGTTGGAAGATGAGAATTTTGATGGAGCGTTGAATCTTTTGGATCAAGCATGCTCAGAGGGGCTTGAACTTGATGTACTCTTATTTAACACCATTCTTCAAAAAGCATGTGTAAGG GGAAGGATTGATGTAATTGAGTTCATTGTTGAGAGGATGCGCCAAGAGAATATCCAGCCCGATCCATCAACCTGCCATCATGTGTTTTCTGCATATGTGGACCATGGTTTTCACAGCACAGCTATGGAAGCATTGCAGGTTTTGAGTATCCGTATGTTGAGTGGAGAAGATGGCACTCAACATGAAAATACAGAATTTGAGGACGATTTCATCCTTTCTGAAGACTCAGAAGCAGAGTCACAGATACTGCAATTGTTCAAGGATTCTGAGAACGTTTCTGTTGCACTTATGAATTTAAGATGGTGTGCCATAGCTGGGTTCTCAATTTCTTGGTCACCAGATCAAAGTCCATGGGCTAGAAGACTCGTAACAAATTATGAGACCAGAAAAGGAGCTACCTGA
- the LOC133871118 gene encoding pentatricopeptide repeat-containing protein At1g76280 isoform X5 — protein MEQNQLQDPRRCKLLMHFAWFVMETWSLMEEREIGLNNICYFLIMRSLCKGGYLEEAYNLINFLGERHGIYPILSVYNGFLRACAKMRSIVHANQCLDLMEHRMVGKNEVTYSELLKLAVWQQNLSAVHEIWGEYVKHYSFSIFSLRKFIWSFSRLGDLKSAYETLQHMVSLAIRRIIFVNRTAEGKLYSSRLDIPILSNDGLGRKFDLEGNEHSVPSIHCRKIDTYPGNIEQCTPPSMGNREVESGGLGVLNKYENMPVMKVLRWSFSDVIHACAQARNCGLAEQLILQMKNLRLQPSSHTYDGFVRAIVSERGYIDGMEVLKVMKQRNLKPYDSTLATLSMGCSKVLELDLAESLLDQISECPYPHPYNAFLAACDRLDQPERAVQILAKMKRLKILPDIRTYELLFSLFGNVNAPYEEGNMLSQVDAAKRINAIEMDMAKNGVQHSHLSMKNLLKALGAEGMIRELIQYLQVAENLFCRNKTYLGTPIYNAVLHSLVEAKESHTAVEIFKNMKSYGCPPDAATYNIMIDCCSILRCFKSACSLVSMMVRDGFYPQTLTYTALIKILLEDENFDGALNLLDQACSEGLELDVLLFNTILQKACVRGRIDVIEFIVERMRQENIQPDPSTCHHVFSAYVDHGFHSTAMEALQVLSIRMLSGEDGTQHENTEFEDDFILSEDSEAESQILQLFKDSENVSVALMNLRWCAIAGFSISWSPDQSPWARRLVTNYETRKGAT, from the exons ATGGAACAGAATCAACTACAAGATCCACGCAGATGCAAATTGTTGATGCACTTCGCTTGG TTTGTCATGGAAACTTGGAGTTTAATGGAGGAAAGAGAGATTGGCCTGAACAACATATGCTATTTTCTTATCATGCGCTCTCTCTGCAAAGGGGGTTACTTGGAGGAG GcatataatttgataaattttctTGGAGAAAGGCATGGCATCTATCCAATTTTATCTGTGTACAATGGTTTCCTGAGAGCCTGTGCCAAAATGCGAAGTATAGTTCATGCCAACCAATGTTTGGATCTGATGGAGCACAGAATGGTGGGGAAGAATGAAGTTACATATTCAGAGCTGCTCAAG CTTGCAGTTTGGCAGCAAAACCTCTCTGCCGTTCATGAAATTTGGGGGGAGTATGTAAAACACTACAGTTTCAGCATATTTTCTCTGCGAAAGTTTATTTGGTCTTTTTCAAGGTTGGGAGACTTAAAATCTGCATATGAGACTTTACAACATATGGTGTCTTTAGCCATCAGGAGAATCATTTTTGTTAATAGAACTGCTGAAGGAAAGCTGTATTCTTCAAGATTGGACATTCCTATACTTTCAAATGATGGATTAGGAAGGAAATTTGACTTGGAGGGAAATGAACATTCTGTTCCCTCCATACACTGTAGGAAGATTGATACGTATCCTGGTAACATAGAGCAATGCACTCCTCCTAGCATGGGAAATAGGGAAGTGGAGAGTGGTGGACTAGGTGTGCttaataaatatgaaaacatgCCTGTTATGAAGGTTTTGAGGTGGTCGTTCAGTGATGTGATACACGCATGTGCACAAGCTCGAAATTGTGGGTTGGCAGAGCAGTTAATCCTACAG ATGAAAAATCTCAGGTTGCAACCGTCAAGCCATACATATGATGGTTTTGTTAGAGCAATTGTTTCTGAGAGAGGTTACATTGATGGCATGGAAGTG TTAAAAGTAATGAAACAGAGGAATTTGAAGCCATATGATTCAACTCTTGCTACCCTTTCAATGGGTTGCAGCAAAGTGCTAGAACTGGATTTAGCCGAATCTCTTCTGGATCAAATATCCGAGTGCCCATATCCTCATCCTTATAATGCTTTTCTTGCTGCATGTGACAGATTG GACCAACCTGAACGTGCAGTGCAGATATTGGCTAAAATGAAACGTTTGAAGATTCTGCCAGATATCAGGACATATGAGCTGTTGTTTTCATTATTTGGTAACGTGAATGCCCCATACGAAGAGGGCAATATGCTGTCGCAGGTAGATGCTGCTAAGAGAATAAATGCTATTGAAATGGACATGGCGAAAAATGGTGTTCAGCACAGTCATTTGTCAATGAAGAACTTG tTGAAAGCCCTTGGAGCAGAGGGAATGATACGAGAGCTGATCCAGTATTTACAAGTGGCAGAAAACCTTTTCTGCCGAAATAAAACTTATCTTGGAACACCTATTTATAATGCTGTGTTGCATTCACTTGTTGAGGCTAAGGAA AGTCACACGGCAGtagaaatattcaaaaatatgaagTCATACGGCTGCCCCCCAGATGCTGCAACTTATAATATAATGATCGATTGTTGTAGCATTTTAAGATGTTTCAAATCTGCTTGCTCACTGGTTTCCATGATGGTGCGTGATGGGTTTTATCCACAGACATTGACTTACACGGCTCTCATAAAG ATTCTGTTGGAAGATGAGAATTTTGATGGAGCGTTGAATCTTTTGGATCAAGCATGCTCAGAGGGGCTTGAACTTGATGTACTCTTATTTAACACCATTCTTCAAAAAGCATGTGTAAGG GGAAGGATTGATGTAATTGAGTTCATTGTTGAGAGGATGCGCCAAGAGAATATCCAGCCCGATCCATCAACCTGCCATCATGTGTTTTCTGCATATGTGGACCATGGTTTTCACAGCACAGCTATGGAAGCATTGCAGGTTTTGAGTATCCGTATGTTGAGTGGAGAAGATGGCACTCAACATGAAAATACAGAATTTGAGGACGATTTCATCCTTTCTGAAGACTCAGAAGCAGAGTCACAGATACTGCAATTGTTCAAGGATTCTGAGAACGTTTCTGTTGCACTTATGAATTTAAGATGGTGTGCCATAGCTGGGTTCTCAATTTCTTGGTCACCAGATCAAAGTCCATGGGCTAGAAGACTCGTAACAAATTATGAGACCAGAAAAGGAGCTACCTGA